One genomic window of Fusarium fujikuroi IMI 58289 draft genome, chromosome FFUJ_chr01 includes the following:
- a CDS encoding related to short-chain dehydrogenase/reductase, with product MPTQYPRPPQRESWFAPLSIDLFLKVLNTTLLHPFVCWIIPLCFRAQTVKWEAPPMVASIAWATIVTLFWMANVVNQRIAHGIPREVDLSEEVIVITGGASGMGLLVAEVYGMRGATVAVLDVNEMENTEARGVTYYKCDVGDKDQVAKVALEIEKDLGTPTVLINNAAIVIGKTLLDLSLDEIDKSLTTNLLGPFYCLKTFLPAIIRGGRGGTIVNVSSVIGTVGAAQLTDYAAAKAGLTAMHRSLTAELRESHPEIRTVLVTPGQVSTPLFYGVQTPNSFIAPVVEPVDVAKEIVAAIDSGKGATVAMPLYARWVDWLNVLPVGVQTIARWAAGVDRGMKTFVGREGQKLE from the exons ATGCCCACACAATACCCCCGGCCCCCGCAGCGTGAATCGTGGTTTGCGCCACTCTCcattgatctcttccttAAGGTCCTCAACACAACACTTCTTCACCCGTTCGTCTGCTGGATCATACCGCTATGCTTCCGTGCGCAGACAGTGAAATGGGAAGCGCCGCCTATGGTGGCCTCTATTGCGTGGGCTACCATTGTGACGCTATTCTGGATGGCCAATGTGGTCAACCAGCGCATTGCTCACGGGATCCCGCGTGAGGTTGACCTCAGCGAGGAGGTAATTGTCATTACTGGAGGCGCAAGTGGAATGGGTCTGCTCGTTGCTGAGGTTTATGGCATGCGCGGCGCGACAGTGGCTGTGCTGGATGTGAACGAGATGGAGAATACTGAGGCGAGAGGCGTCACGTATTACAAGTGTGATGTTGGCGACAAGGATCAGGTTGCAAAGGTTGCGCTCGAGATTGAAAAAGAT CTCGGCACGCCAACTGTGCTTATCAACAACGCGGCTATTGTTATTGGGAAAACTCTATTGGATCTGTcgcttgatgagattgacaaGAGTCTTACGACTAACCTCCTCGGACCATTCTACTGCCTCAAAACTTTCTTACCTGCCATCATTCGCGGTGGAAGGGGCGGTACCATCGTCAACGTCTCCTCTGTCATTGGCACGGTTGGTGCCGCACAGCTGACCGACTACGCTGCTGCAAAGGCCGGTCTCACAGCCATGCACCGATCTCTGACAGCGGAACTACGTGAGAGCCATCCCGAGATCCGAACAGTGTTGGTTACACCTGGTCAAGTGAGCACGCCGCTCTTCTATGGGGTCCAGACACCCAACTCCTTCATCGCGCCGGTTGTTGAGCCCGTGGATGTTGCCAAGGAGATTGTGGCTGCCATTGATAGTGGAAAGGGTGCTACAGTTGCTATGCCACTATACGCCCGTTGGGTTGACTGGCTTAACGTGTTGCCTGTGGGAGTGCAAACCATTGCGCGATGGGCAGCGGGAGTGGACCGTGGGATGAAGACGTTTGTGGGGAGAGAGGGACAAAAGCTTGAGTGA
- a CDS encoding related to inhibitor of calcineurin translates to METSPQHSRSSSSASRRSNLTLDLSNIPPMTPPTPPSNTLLFTNLTDPAIFLPENLQVIRDLITHSAPIHAFAPLKSFRRIVVSFFDEQAAIAVRQVWDNEAIMGQQCRVYFGMPTPVDKRDEHLALPDAGKLFFISPPPSPPHGWEMRLEDAPNKLVHAEDLADALAKLHHRPGPMDEDQDSPVTPPDSALPGRTRSRSSTLIYKPEDAASTMPAVIVDDMTDEPEEVSPVEQSKPILAHTARPPVELMHHA, encoded by the coding sequence ATGGAGACCTCACCGCAACACTCCCGATCTTCCTCCTCCGCTTCGCGCCGCTCAAACCTCACCCTCGACCTTTCTAATATCCCACCCATGACCCCGCCTACGCCTCCTTCAAAcaccctcctcttcaccaaccTCACCGACCCggccatcttcctccccgAGAACCTCCAGGTCATCCGCGATCTCATCACCCACTCCGCACCCATTCACGCTTTCGCGCCGCTAAAATCCTTCCGCCGTATCGTTGTCTCCTTCTTCGACGAGCAGGCTGCTATCGCCGTTCGCCAAGTATGGGATAACGAGGCCATCATGGGTCAGCAGTGCCGTGTCTACTTTGGCATGCCTACACCTGTCGACAAGCGCGATGAGCACCTTGCTCTTCCTGATGCtggcaagctcttcttcatctcgccACCACCTAGCCCTCCCCATGGCTGGGAGATGCGCCTCGAGGATGCGCCCAACAAGCTGGTCCACGCTGAGGATCTCGCTGATGCGCTTGCTAAGCTGCACCACCGTCCAGGACCTATGGATGAGGACCAAGACTCACCTGTCACTCCTCCCGACTCTGCGCTGCCTGGCCGAACCCGCTCGCGCTCTTCTACTCTCATCTACAAGCCTGAGGATGCGGCAAGCACCATGCCTGCCGTCATCGTCGACGACATGACGGATGAACCCGAAGAAGTCAGCCCTGTGGAGCAGTCCAAGCCCATCTTGGCGCACACTGCCCGACCTCCTGTCGAGCTTATGCACCATGCTTAA